In Deltaproteobacteria bacterium, the DNA window CCTGTCCAGGTAGGCTTTCATCTGGGCGGTCATGGACCAGAAATAAACCGGTACGCTGTGGATAAGGGCGTCCGCTTCCAGGATCTTCCGCTGGATCTCCGGCATGTCGTCTTCGATAGCGCAGAGCCCCGTTTCGTTACATTTTTTACAGTCATAGCAGCCGGAAATCTTTTTCAGATTGAGGAAGATTTTTTCAACCTCCGCCCCGGCCTCCTGGGCACCTGCCAGGGCCTGGTCCAAGAGTATATCGCTGTTGCCCCCGATTCGGGGGCTCCCCATAATGCCCAATACCTTCATCTTTGTC includes these proteins:
- a CDS encoding flavodoxin family protein; translated protein: MKVLGIMGSPRIGGNSDILLDQALAGAQEAGAEVEKIFLNLKKISGCYDCKKCNETGLCAIEDDMPEIQRKILEADALIHSVPVYFWSMTAQMKAYLDRWCVFFDAEWRWHKVYYSKMKGKRIGLITVCGDLNVHTADPIIHSFKTTADFTGLSWMGAVMASATNKGEIAQDEGAKGEAFELGRRTAQP